One window of the Salvia splendens isolate huo1 chromosome 1, SspV2, whole genome shotgun sequence genome contains the following:
- the LOC121741500 gene encoding glucomannan 4-beta-mannosyltransferase 2-like isoform X1 has product MGEISGKSFIAESLPGYSSDIGGQIGMLWELIKAPLIVPLLTICVYICLAMSIMVFMERLYMGVVIVLVKLFWKKPEKRYKWEPMKDDLEEGSAAFPLVLVQIPMFNEKEVYKISIGAASNLSWPADRLVIQVLDDSTDFLIKVVLLQYLLL; this is encoded by the exons ATGGGTGAAATATCTGGAAAGAGCTTCATAGCGGAATCATTGCCGGGGTACTCTTCGGACATTGGAGGGCAAATTGGGATGCTGTGGGAGTTGATAAAGGCGCCATTGATAGTGCCGTTGCTGACGATATGTGTGTACATTTGTCTGGCGATGTCCATCATGGTTTTCATGGAGAGGCTTTACATGGGTGTGGTCATCGTTTTGGTGAAGCTCTTCTGGAAGAAGCCTGAAAAGAGATACAAATGGGAGCCCATGAAAGACGACTTGGAAGAGGGGAGTGCCGCTTTCCCTCTGGTCCTCGTTCAGATCCCCATGTTCAACGAAAAAGAG GTCTACAAGATTTCGATTGGTGCTGCCTCTAATTTATCGTGGCCTGCTGATAGGCTCGTCATTCAAGTTCTCGACGACTCCACCGACTTTCTTATCAAGGTAGTATTACTACAGTATTTGTTATTGTaa
- the LOC121741493 gene encoding SKI/DACH domain-containing protein 1-like, with amino-acid sequence MLHNAGHLSKSHRRGRKGADWAKVHKFYIEEWDLRHHRFQANFDHATMTMDGSIHPGYMAWFNRITVSYLVQPATQSTVGMNESASSMMKLVETIQGIWHLTSEHDTDPRLRQIRAMAAEALRTTDHTDVMEYPTSQRRNVVMPPRPPTSLRHGLPGVRTGGHGITRQHRLSQQQPPQPDYAVPEPLSPEHDPPGWSQLSGASHEPSQWGARASCDSFFGGGSDWGATQPGRDSYFQNYQFVDPVGEEEGGEEEEEEEEGGEEEEVGGEEEDEVIFRRTSEGSSRPAMKSSSSAIGRAMHNVLRGLSTRKNKGKAPTKFTPSTR; translated from the exons ATGCTACATAATGCCGGACATCTGTCTAAAAGTCACCGCCGTGGGAGGAAGGGCGCCGATTGGGCTAAGGTACATAAATTCTACATTGAAGAATGGGATTTGAGACACCACAGGTTCCAAGCAAATTTTGATCATGCCACGATGACCATGGATGGTAGCATTCATCCGGGCTATATGGCGTGGTTCAATAGGATCACAGTGTCGTACCTAGTTCAACCTGCGACACAGTCAACGGTTGGGATGAACGAGTCAGCATCTTCTATGATGAAATTG GTCGAGACCATTCAGGGGATATGGCATTTGACCTCTGAACACGACACAGACCCTCGATTACGGCAGATTCGTGCAATGGCTGCTGAGGCGCTTCGTACGACGGACCATACTGATGTGATGGAGTATCCAACATCGCAACGGCGAAATGTGGTCATGCCGCCACGCCCACCAACTTCTCTTCGTCATGGACTGCCGGGTGTCCGGACGGGAGGACACGGGATTACACGACAGCATAGGTTGTCGCAGCAGCAACCGCCGCAACCTGATTATGCGGTACCAGAGCCCTTGAGTCCGGAGCACGATCCCCCAGGATGGTCTCAGTTGAGTGGTGCAAGCCACGAGCCCTCGCAATGGGGAGCACGGGCATCATGTGATTCGTTCTTTGGCGGTGGGTCTGATTGGGGTGCAACTCAACCAGGGCGTGATTCATACTTTCAAAATTATCAATTTGTTGATCCTGTGGGGGAAGAAGagggcggggaagaagaagaagaagaagaagagggcggggaagaagaagaagtcggcggggaagaagaagacgaagtAATATTCCGACGAACGTCCGAGGGATCCTCACGACCAGCTATGAAGAGTTCATCAAGTGCGATTGGGAGGGCTATGCACAATGTATTAAGGGGATTGTCAACAAGGAAGAACAAAGGGAAAGCTCCGACAAAGTTCACGCCTTCAACTAGATAG
- the LOC121741500 gene encoding glucomannan 4-beta-mannosyltransferase 2-like isoform X2, with amino-acid sequence MGEISGKSFIAESLPGYSSDIGGQIGMLWELIKAPLIVPLLTICVYICLAMSIMVFMERLYMGVVIVLVKLFWKKPEKRYKWEPMKDDLEEGSAAFPLVLVQIPMFNEKEVYKISIGAASNLSWPADRLVIQVLDDSTDFLIKQ; translated from the exons ATGGGTGAAATATCTGGAAAGAGCTTCATAGCGGAATCATTGCCGGGGTACTCTTCGGACATTGGAGGGCAAATTGGGATGCTGTGGGAGTTGATAAAGGCGCCATTGATAGTGCCGTTGCTGACGATATGTGTGTACATTTGTCTGGCGATGTCCATCATGGTTTTCATGGAGAGGCTTTACATGGGTGTGGTCATCGTTTTGGTGAAGCTCTTCTGGAAGAAGCCTGAAAAGAGATACAAATGGGAGCCCATGAAAGACGACTTGGAAGAGGGGAGTGCCGCTTTCCCTCTGGTCCTCGTTCAGATCCCCATGTTCAACGAAAAAGAG GTCTACAAGATTTCGATTGGTGCTGCCTCTAATTTATCGTGGCCTGCTGATAGGCTCGTCATTCAAGTTCTCGACGACTCCACCGACTTTCTTATCAAG cagtaa
- the LOC121741479 gene encoding glucomannan 4-beta-mannosyltransferase 2-like, producing MIEKECLRWASKGVNIRYQIRESRGGYKAGALKEGLKHDYVKQCDYVVIFDADFRPEPDFLRRSVPFLIHNPDIALVQARWRFVNSNECLLTRMQEMSLDYHFSVEQEVGSATHAFFGFNGTGGIWRIAAINEAGGWNDRTTVEDMDLAVRAGLKGWKFLYLGDLQVYSELPSTFKAFRFQQHRWSCGPANLFRKMMMGIATNKKVTLYKKFYVIYSFFFVRKIIAHFFTFFFYCVVLPLSILVPEVYVPKWGAIYLPCIITALNSVGTPRSFHLLFYWVLFENVMSFHRTKAALIGLFEAKRVNEWVVTEKLGDKLNNKGKKSGLSKISLRKLLGDRVQVHELGFAVFLFVCGCYDFLYGKNNYFIYLFLQVITFTIVGFGYVGTIVPTS from the exons ATGATTGAAAAGGAATGCTTAAGGTGGGCAAGCAAAGGCGTTAACATAAGATACCAAATTAGAGAGTCAAGAGGAGGCTACAAGGCTGGGGCGCTCAAGGAAGGATTGAAACACGACTATGTCAAGCAATGCGATTATGTCGTCATCTTCGACGCCGATTTCCGACCCGAACCCGATTTTCTCAGACGATCGGTCCCCTTTCTCATTCACAATCCCGATATTGCACTTGTACAAGCCCGCTGGAGATTCG TGAATTCAAATGAGTGCTTGCTGACAAGAATGCAAGAAATGTCATTAGATTATCATTTCTCAGTTGAGCAAGAAGTAGGTTCAGCCACTCATGCATTTTTTGGCTTCAATG GAACTGGTGGAATATGGAGGATTGCAGCAATCAACGAGGCCGGAGGATGGAATGACAGAACGACAGTGGAAGACATGGATCTTGCTGTCCGTGCTGGTCTCAAAGGCTGGAAATTTCTTTACCTTGGTGATCTCCAG GTATATAGCGAACTTCCGAGTACTTTTAAGGCCTTCAGGTTCCAGCAGCATAGATGGTCTTGTGGACCAGCTAATCTGTTTAGGAAAATGATGATGGGAATTGCTACAAACAAG AAAGTAACGTTGTACAAGAAATTCTACGTGATCTACAGCTTCTTCTTCGTGAGGAAGATCATCGCGCACTTCTTCACATTCTTCTTCTACTGTGTGGTTCTGCCTCTCTCCATTTTGGTGCCTGAAGTATACGTCCCGAAATGGGGAGCCATTTACCTTCCTTGCATCATTACTGCCCTCAACTCGGTGGGAACTCCAAGGTCGTTCCATCTGCTGTTCTATTGGGTGCTGTTTGAGAATGTGATGTCCTTCCACAGGACCAAGGCAGCATTGATCGGGCTTTTTGAGGCGAAGAGAGTGAACGAGTGGGTGGTGACAGAGAAACTCGGAGATAAGCTCAACAACAAAGGTAAGAAGAGTGGTTTGAGCAAGATATCTCTGAGGAAGCTGTTGGGAGACAGAGTACAAGTGCACGAGCTGGGATTCGCAGTGTTTCTGTTCGTGTGTGGTTGCTACGATTTCCTCTACGGGAAGAACAACTACTTCATATACCTGTTTCTTCAAGTCATCACTTTCACCATCGTTGGATTTGGCTACGTTGGCACCATCGTTCCCACTTCTTAG
- the LOC121783011 gene encoding uncharacterized protein LOC121783011 — MSECYNNVLRGVRELPIRALVDLTFWRTVKWWAEKKTTIEHTEGELTPWARDRLAKNDSKGRKHYITVIDRDLGKYHVRTRGRIVQGVSKGNNVQIVRYLESSCSCGKWQMWRIPCSHACAVARDRGHVMIDLIDEKYYLGTWRSQYYSEVSFDAPRHEEYWVAPSWKLCITPQQLIPRTRGRVRRRRILNQMDVQEEDEPRAPRRCRNCGIEGHDRRNCSAGAVQ; from the coding sequence ATGTCGGAGTGCTACAATAACGTCTTGAGGGGTGTGAGAGAGTTGCCGATTAGAGCGTTGgttgatttgacattttggaGGACGGTAAAATGGTGGGCGGAGAAGAAGACAACAATAGAACACACCGAAGGTGAATTAACCCCATGGGCGAGGGACAGACTTGCTAAGAATGACTCAAAGGGGCGAAAACATTACATCACTGTCATTGACCGAGATCTAGGGAAGTACCATGTCCGAACTCGAGGAAGAATCGTACAAGGAGTGTCAAAGGGCAACAATGTTCAAATAGTCAGGTATTTGGAATCGAGTTGCAGTTGTggtaagtggcagatgtggagaatcCCTTGTTCGCATGCTTGTGCGGTTGCTAGAGACAGAGGTCATGTTATGATTGACCTGATAGATGAGAAGTACTACCTAGGTACATGGAGATCACAGTACTATAGTGAAGTTTCATTTGATGCACCAAGACATGAAGAGTATTGGGTTGCACCTTCATGGAAATTGTGCATCACCCCTCAGCAGTTGATTCCTAGAACGCGTGGCCGAGTTAGAAGAAGGAGGATActtaatcaaatggatgtccaGGAGGAGGATGAACCGAGAGCTCCCCGCCGCTGCAGAAATTGCGGGATAGAGGGGCATGACCGAAGAAATTGCTCGGCCGGTGCCGTTCAGTAA